The proteins below are encoded in one region of Pseudonocardia sp. DSM 110487:
- a CDS encoding barstar family protein: MDAAAARIGKLLPGLAGRGVLLAAPADAEHVRRMLVDGGYAVAEAQGDATGMREAQAAIARALRLPPTAGRNLDALVDSLRDLATWWPDDERVALLWPGAERLVEADLPGFLTLTEILRAATDDLWRGGTPGDRLFETVAFVRRHGVRELGEASA, translated from the coding sequence GTGGACGCTGCTGCGGCGCGGATCGGGAAGCTGCTGCCCGGCCTGGCCGGCCGCGGCGTGCTGCTGGCCGCTCCGGCGGACGCCGAACACGTGCGGCGGATGCTGGTCGACGGCGGCTACGCGGTGGCGGAAGCGCAGGGGGACGCAACCGGGATGCGGGAGGCGCAGGCGGCGATCGCGCGGGCGTTGCGGCTGCCGCCGACGGCGGGGCGCAACCTCGACGCCCTGGTCGACTCGTTGCGGGACCTGGCCACCTGGTGGCCGGATGACGAGCGGGTCGCACTGCTCTGGCCGGGAGCGGAGCGGCTGGTGGAGGCGGATCTGCCCGGCTTCCTCACCTTGACCGAGATCCTCCGCGCCGCCACCGACGACCTGTGGCGCGGGGGAACGCCCGGCGACCGGCTGTTCGAGACGGTCGCCTTCGTGCGTCGCCACGGTGTGCGGGAGCTGGGGGAGGCGTCCGCATGA